One genomic region from Diabrotica undecimpunctata isolate CICGRU chromosome 9, icDiaUnde3, whole genome shotgun sequence encodes:
- the hfw gene encoding protein halfway isoform X2: MILGTLLTIFLCFLPTWSRLPEELREDDSKCYQQCFHKSENECPSPSDSCRCRQLSDCKKAVVCCDINDQSLKDQLRCGNLIQNEIEALHIRNATLEVLNLNLAEWKNLRSMAITDGRIKNVSEAFPKMTMVSCLNLSSNGIREFQKRSLFNLFSLSFLDLSHNNLTEVPNFKMDGAVTLDILGNPSIQCTSVRETFNKSKISFKNENSTYCSIATKTFGWFDAKDQVAVSELRRAHELENNCIKNCTCKPHSLTLGMGQPRVYTVSVECPSSNLHYLPKPLPPYTVALDVSNNSISSLKELNDPSYQQLRILKADNNEITSIEPLEGTLFKSNFEVLSLRNNKIKNIDPYLLEFYRSSISMRKVYLGLNELTCDCTTITDFKMWLQTKSDFIKDYREIKCEGTDISVINMDPSKYCRSHEDWTDYIYWIIAAEVFLLISLITKVSYDYWVFKTAGYLPWPASKMPKLPCDWLCE, encoded by the exons ATGATTCTTGGAACTCTCCTAACCATCTTTCTTTGTTTTCTGCCAACGTGGAGCCGTCTGCCCGAGGAGCTTCGAGAAGATGACAGCAAGTGTTACCAACAGTGCTTTCATAAATCCGAAAATGAGTGTCCGAGTCCAAGCGATTCTTGCAGATGCCGTCAGTTGAGTGATTGCAAGAAGGCTGTAGTTTGTTGTGATATTAACGATCAAAGTTTAAAAGATCAACTGAGATGCGGAA ATTTGATTCAAAACGAAATAGAAGCCCTGCACATACGAAACGCCACACTAGAAGTCCTGAACCTCAACTTGGCCGAATGGAAAAACCTAAGGTCCATGGCCATCACCGATGGCCGTATAAAAAACGTCAGCGAGGCCTTTCCTAAAATGACGATGGTCTCCTGTCTAAATTTATCCTCAAATGGCATACGGGAATTCCAGAAGAGGTCCTTGTTCAACCTCTTCAGTCTAAGTTTTCTAGATTTGTCTCACAATAACTTGACGGAAGTGCCCAACTTTAAGATGGACGGAGCAGTGACGTTGGATATTTTGg GGAATCCTTCTATACAATGCACAAGCGTAAGAGAGACTTTTAACAAATCAAAGATATCGTTTAAAAACGAAAACTCAACGTATTGCTCAATTGCTACGAAAACCTTCGGATGGTTCGATGCCAAAGATCAAGTTGCCGTATCGGAGCTGCGAAGAGCTCACGAG CTGGAAAACAATTGCATCAAAAACTGTACATGTAAGCCTCACTCTTTAACCCTTGGCATGGGGCAACCCCGGGTGTATACCGTATCTGTCGAGTGCCCAAGCAGTAACTTGCACTACTTACCGAAGCCTTTACCACCATATACTGTCGCCTTAGATGTTTCTAATAATAGT ATATCATCCTTGAAAGAATTGAACGATCCGTCTTATCAACAGTTGCGAATTTTAAAGGCCGATAATAATGAAATCACTTCGATAGAACCTTTAGAAGGTACTCTGTTCAAAAGTAATTTCGAAGTGCTCAGTTTacgaaataacaaaataaaaaac aTCGATCCTTACTTATTGGAGTTCTACAGATCGTCTATAAGTATGCGAAAAGTTTATCTTGGATTGAATGAGTTAACTTGTGATTGCACTACTATAACGGACTTCAAG ATGTGGCTGCAGACCAAGTCGGACTTCATCAAGGACTATCGTGAGATCAAATGCGAAGGTACCGACATTAGTGTGATCAATATGGATCCGTCCAAGTATTGTAGAAGCCACGAGGACTGGACGGACTATATCTACTGGATAATAGCCGCAGAAGTGTTCTTACTGATCAGCCTTA
- the hfw gene encoding protein halfway isoform X1 → MMILGTLLTIFLCFLPTWSRLPEELREDDSKCYQQCFHKSENECPSPSDSCRCRQLSDCKKAVVCCDINDQSLKDQLRCGNLIQNEIEALHIRNATLEVLNLNLAEWKNLRSMAITDGRIKNVSEAFPKMTMVSCLNLSSNGIREFQKRSLFNLFSLSFLDLSHNNLTEVPNFKMDGAVTLDILGNPSIQCTSVRETFNKSKISFKNENSTYCSIATKTFGWFDAKDQVAVSELRRAHELENNCIKNCTCKPHSLTLGMGQPRVYTVSVECPSSNLHYLPKPLPPYTVALDVSNNSISSLKELNDPSYQQLRILKADNNEITSIEPLEGTLFKSNFEVLSLRNNKIKNIDPYLLEFYRSSISMRKVYLGLNELTCDCTTITDFKMWLQTKSDFIKDYREIKCEGTDISVINMDPSKYCRSHEDWTDYIYWIIAAEVFLLISLITKVSYDYWVFKTAGYLPWPASKMPKLPCDWLCE, encoded by the exons ATGATTCTTGGAACTCTCCTAACCATCTTTCTTTGTTTTCTGCCAACGTGGAGCCGTCTGCCCGAGGAGCTTCGAGAAGATGACAGCAAGTGTTACCAACAGTGCTTTCATAAATCCGAAAATGAGTGTCCGAGTCCAAGCGATTCTTGCAGATGCCGTCAGTTGAGTGATTGCAAGAAGGCTGTAGTTTGTTGTGATATTAACGATCAAAGTTTAAAAGATCAACTGAGATGCGGAA ATTTGATTCAAAACGAAATAGAAGCCCTGCACATACGAAACGCCACACTAGAAGTCCTGAACCTCAACTTGGCCGAATGGAAAAACCTAAGGTCCATGGCCATCACCGATGGCCGTATAAAAAACGTCAGCGAGGCCTTTCCTAAAATGACGATGGTCTCCTGTCTAAATTTATCCTCAAATGGCATACGGGAATTCCAGAAGAGGTCCTTGTTCAACCTCTTCAGTCTAAGTTTTCTAGATTTGTCTCACAATAACTTGACGGAAGTGCCCAACTTTAAGATGGACGGAGCAGTGACGTTGGATATTTTGg GGAATCCTTCTATACAATGCACAAGCGTAAGAGAGACTTTTAACAAATCAAAGATATCGTTTAAAAACGAAAACTCAACGTATTGCTCAATTGCTACGAAAACCTTCGGATGGTTCGATGCCAAAGATCAAGTTGCCGTATCGGAGCTGCGAAGAGCTCACGAG CTGGAAAACAATTGCATCAAAAACTGTACATGTAAGCCTCACTCTTTAACCCTTGGCATGGGGCAACCCCGGGTGTATACCGTATCTGTCGAGTGCCCAAGCAGTAACTTGCACTACTTACCGAAGCCTTTACCACCATATACTGTCGCCTTAGATGTTTCTAATAATAGT ATATCATCCTTGAAAGAATTGAACGATCCGTCTTATCAACAGTTGCGAATTTTAAAGGCCGATAATAATGAAATCACTTCGATAGAACCTTTAGAAGGTACTCTGTTCAAAAGTAATTTCGAAGTGCTCAGTTTacgaaataacaaaataaaaaac aTCGATCCTTACTTATTGGAGTTCTACAGATCGTCTATAAGTATGCGAAAAGTTTATCTTGGATTGAATGAGTTAACTTGTGATTGCACTACTATAACGGACTTCAAG ATGTGGCTGCAGACCAAGTCGGACTTCATCAAGGACTATCGTGAGATCAAATGCGAAGGTACCGACATTAGTGTGATCAATATGGATCCGTCCAAGTATTGTAGAAGCCACGAGGACTGGACGGACTATATCTACTGGATAATAGCCGCAGAAGTGTTCTTACTGATCAGCCTTA